CCCTGAGagattcaggaaaaaaaaatttttttcctgtgagaaaggttttttctgattttagagggatgaatcaaaaattaaattctctcTTTTATCttcaataaatgaaaaatatatgcataaaaaacgaatacatttttttttgactcgattatgtacagcattcgattatacacagtgaaaagaaatcggagactgtatatgatcgagtccgcgctgtactgtAAAAAATGTATTACATGCTGTGGAAAATCGTCCAAAAGTAAATCGTATTAGATGGTATTTGACCGTATTAGGAATTTGACATATCAAGATACGTGATGAcatatgtacagtgtcgacgtctggtggtggtATAGTGATTTAGGGAGATAAATTAATCTCTTCCAATTGTACACGTCCGAAAATagctttaaatttttaaaattggaatgaaaatttttatttcatgttatttgattacttgtaACACCTTACTTAACTATTTCTACATAAATTTCATGACATTTCCACCGAGATACAATCAACAACCAggaatgacgtatccgattgcATTGTTTTCGTATTACATGTACGAGTTTTAACTGCtctattatattttatatttcagatagccgtgtGAGATAGCTATTACTTACCATCCAAACAATCGGAGTAATTTTCTTAACCATCACCACCACTTATTTGAATTATTTATACCCCCCTCATACTAAAAGTAAATTGAATAATTCCTATTCTAGAAAGATAAATGTTTTCATATGTACAAACGGCGGTTCATGaggttataaaaataattataacctCCGAACATTTTTcgccatttgtttttctttgtagCCTGTAGTAAATCATATATACGTTTAACACATGCTGGATGCATGTGTAAGCCGTATATTCGTCCAAACTAATTCGCAAGCAATTGTCATGTATGTATTTCCTCTACTTTTGCATGTActggaagggtggtaaagacggacacccttagtaaaagttgattttttgtcgTGTATTTCACAAACAAATATATAGTTCTCTCACCACAAAgtagtctaggtctcttttaATAATAAAgtttgtctttgaggcagaaattttgaaaaatgaatgtgtccggtatctttgaaaaaaataagattgagtcgggaaagacagacacttggcgggaaagatggacacccgGGGTGGGAAAGATgtacactaactgaaaattcaagtttatgaacTCGATTAGTTTTGGATATGCGTTAAAAATGATCTAACAAAAAAGTTAGACTAAAATCACTTAGAAgagcttgtaatttttctcattttttcatgtctaaaatagcttccggcattcggaatgaaaaattcggattacgttctAAAAACCACTCTGCTGgttcgtccatgatatctggttgcaATTGCAAAcatagttagtgggcatctgttaataaaagaaggaggagataatcaaaactaaatgtttgtcttttgtcGGTGGAATAGATGAAATGATACATCTACAAGTTTCGTGTCCTTGAATGCATATCACCCTCATTActgttttcgaacgaatagaaaacattcgaaaTCAAGCCCCATTTGTATTCTTGTTTGCGTTGTACTTTCGAAAATTGAACAATTCGAACAGACGCTTATTCTAGTTTTCGCACGAATGCGTTTTTTCATCTGCCTACCAAACGTCACTTGTCTCTTGCGAATTCTGTTCGTTTGTTAGAtcagtttttcgtttttcggatAATCCGAGCTAGCTGTATTGGTTCCAATGCTCAATTTTTAAtatactgcgtttcacaactatagaaccactcatttttttccgAGCTTCcaaagatatgtaagaagtcggttgaattgaagtagaTAGTGTTGAATACAATAActgtcttcatttataagactggtcatttgaactttattgttgtgtccagacgagaaacattcaaaaaattaatattccagtgtttcatagctatagaaccagatggaaaaactttcactcctttataaaaattaacgccaattccacatgaattacaataagtttctaattcgtaggtggTCCAAAGTATTCCCTGCAGCATGAGCGCTCTGATCAATGGAAGCAATGGACTTCAATATCTGTTTTCGATTTTGATTGCTGAACCGATTATAAACTAAACACCATTATATATTTTCGATCAccgaaaaatacatttatgcGTTTGCTCTTGTTCCATTGTTCCGTAACTTTTAATTGCATTTCCCCGATTATTCATCTCCTACTTTTGCACAGCGCCGATAACCTCGATTATGTGATGTACCGCATGGGTCTGTTGGCGACGTTGCGTTCGCGTGCCAAAGGAGGCCAGGTGATTGGCGTAATGATAACGGCCTCGCATAATCCCGAACAGGACAACGGCGTGAAGCTGATCGACCCGATGGGAGAAATGTTAGAGCAACGGTGGGAGAAACTGGCCACAGCACTGGTTAACGTCAGCGATGCCGACCTGGAAGCACAGGTGGCCAAGATATCCGATGATGAGGGAATCGATAACAATGATCATGCGAAGGTGTATGTCGGGATGGACACTCGGTATCACAGCCCGCAGCTGGCGAAAGCGGTTTTGAATGGAGTTGCGGCGTTGAAGGGCAATGTGAGAGATTTCGGAATTGTGACGACTCCAATGCTGCATTACTTCGTTACATGCTCTAACACCAATATGGCCTACGGATTACCCACTGAAGAAGGATATATGACTAAGCTGATAAAAGCTTTCAAGAATATTAGAGGAAGTACGTTTGAAAAGGGGAACTACACCAATAAACTATACTACGATGGTGCTAATGGGGTTGGGTCACTGAAGATGTTAGGCTTTATcaagaaatttgatggttttttGGATGTCAAGGTGTTCAACAGCAATGGAAAGATTAATTTTAATTGTGGGGCTGATTTTGTTAAAACTAACCAAAGAGCTCCCGAAGGTCTGCCAGAAGTGGAACCCAACGCACGTTGTGTTTCCGTAGATGGCGACGCCGATCGTGTCGTCTATTACTTCACCGATGAAGCGGGAGTATTCCATCTTCTTGACGGAGACAGAATCGCTACGCTGATTGCTGGGTAAAAAGATAGGATATTATCATCATATAGTATTTAACAATCACACTTGTTTCATAGATACCTCAAAGATTTGGTAGAGAAGTGTGGTGTGAAAATCAATATGGGTCTTGTGCAAACCGCATATGCGAATGGAGCATCAACAGATCACATTGTGAACCAATTGGTAAACCTCATCTTATGTTCCCAAAATCTCATAAAACATTCCCTCTCTTTTTTAGAACGTTCCGGTAGCATGTGTACCTACCGGAGTTAAGCATTTACATCACAAGGCATTGGACTACGATATCGGAGTCTATTTCGAAGCAAACGGGCATGGCACTATCATTTATAGTACGGAGGCCAAGCGAAAAATCACCGCTGCCAGCAAGGATGAATCCTTGACGCAGGAGCAGCGGGATGCTGCATCACTTTTACTTGAAACAATCGACCTAACCAACGAAACTGTAGGAGATGCTATCTCAGATCTGCT
The Toxorhynchites rutilus septentrionalis strain SRP chromosome 2, ASM2978413v1, whole genome shotgun sequence genome window above contains:
- the LOC129765284 gene encoding phosphoacetylglucosamine mutase; its protein translation is MTPNLRQVYAFAREYHQKKETQKDIQYGTAGFRSHADNLDYVMYRMGLLATLRSRAKGGQVIGVMITASHNPEQDNGVKLIDPMGEMLEQRWEKLATALVNVSDADLEAQVAKISDDEGIDNNDHAKVYVGMDTRYHSPQLAKAVLNGVAALKGNVRDFGIVTTPMLHYFVTCSNTNMAYGLPTEEGYMTKLIKAFKNIRGSTFEKGNYTNKLYYDGANGVGSLKMLGFIKKFDGFLDVKVFNSNGKINFNCGADFVKTNQRAPEGLPEVEPNARCVSVDGDADRVVYYFTDEAGVFHLLDGDRIATLIAGYLKDLVEKCGVKINMGLVQTAYANGASTDHIVNQLNVPVACVPTGVKHLHHKALDYDIGVYFEANGHGTIIYSTEAKRKITAASKDESLTQEQRDAASLLLETIDLTNETVGDAISDLLLVETVLHSKGWNLQDWLGTYADLPNVLMKIMVEDRNVITTTDAERVCVTPQGLQDAINEIVTRYNKGRSFVRPSGTEDVVRVYAEADTKENTLQLALEVANVVYDMAGGIGERLKMAAI